The Actinomycetes bacterium genome contains the following window.
AGGGGGTGCACGACGGTGACCCCGGTGCGCACCGGCCCGGCGCCGGGGGTGAGCGGCCCGTCCCCCTCGATGAGGGTGCGGTAGCCGACCTCGACGCCGGGCACGTCGGTGATGGCGTTCCACGGGCCGGGCTCACCGTCGAGGGGAATGCCGAGGCCGCGGGCCCGTGGTTCCCCGGCCGGGGAGTGGTTCTGCGGGTTCACGCCTGCACCTCGTCGTCGACGCCGGGGGCGTGGATCTCGAGGATGGGTCCCATCAGCACGGCGCCGGCGTCCTCCAGCGCGTGCTCGTCGTGCGGGGCGGCGGGCATGGTCCAGCGGTGCGCCCGCTGCGGGTAAAGGTAGGCGTAGTAGTAGGCGTAGCCGACGGCGAGCGCGCCGACGGCGATGATGACCTGCCACTTGTTGCCCTGCCACAGCTGGTAGGTGACGTAGGCCAGGGTGGCGATGACGGCGACCGGGGCGAGCGGCCAGGCGGGCATCTTGTAGTGGGCGTGCGCGGTGGTGCCGTTGCGGCGGCCGACGATCGCGGACAGCGCCACCATGACGTACAGGACGACCAGGGTGGCGCCGGTCGCGGTGATCAGCGTGTTCAGTGGGACGACGGAGGCGACGATGGCCGCGGCGGCGCCGACGAGCAGGGTGGCCGGCAGCGGGGTCTTCAGGGTGGGGTGCACCCAGCTCAGGGCGTTGCTGATCGGGTCGGGGTAGGCCCGGTCGCGGGCCGATCCGTAGACGGTGCGCCCGGCCTGCAGGGTGATGGCCACCACCGCGTTGATGATGGCCAGCGCGATGGCCAGCGACACGATGGTGTTCAGCGTGGCACCGCCGCGGGCGGTGACGAAGTACTGCATCGGGGCCGGGTCGGACAGCAGCTTGGTCAGGTCCGGGGCGCCGAGGAGCACCGCGGTGGTGGGGATGAGCTCGGCGGCGACGGTGATCGCCAGCGACCACATGATCACCTTGGCGATCCCGCGGGCGGCGTTGCGGGTCTCCTCGGCGAAGTAGACCGCGGCGCCGT
Protein-coding sequences here:
- a CDS encoding APC family permease, whose amino-acid sequence is TPASSVFIIIPAVLVAVGGASFVAFVAAAVVGVFMAYCYAELSSAFPLAGGEYSFAARVLGKGTGFALFLMNALSLVLIIGVIALGTGEYLSAAWSGGNSKWVGVGVIVFSAVVAVLNIRTNAWVTGTFLVLEMAALVVLTLLGFLNVSRPVTTLFQPQTVGTGGVLVSVGWGLVAAQMAIAIFAYNGYGAAVYFAEETRNAARGIAKVIMWSLAITVAAELIPTTAVLLGAPDLTKLLSDPAPMQYFVTARGGATLNTIVSLAIALAIINAVVAITLQAGRTVYGSARDRAYPDPISNALSWVHPTLKTPLPATLLVGAAAAIVASVVPLNTLITATGATLVVLYVMVALSAIVGRRNGTTAHAHYKMPAWPLAPVAVIATLAYVTYQLWQGNKWQVIIAVGALAVGYAYYYAYLYPQRAHRWTMPAAPHDEHALEDAGAVLMGPILEIHAPGVDDEVQA